In Musa acuminata AAA Group cultivar baxijiao chromosome BXJ2-8, Cavendish_Baxijiao_AAA, whole genome shotgun sequence, one genomic interval encodes:
- the LOC103994221 gene encoding protein SOSEKI 3-like: MEERARKYGGLASPESARDWAEPPSPPPPPLPQGRKIPVVYYLCRNRHLEHPHFIEVPLSSPDGLYLRDVIDRLNVLRGKGMPAMYSWSCKRSYKNGFVWHDLAEDDLVLPANGNEYVLKGSELLDQSPSDRIHQSNGNSRLLNLKPQQQENPAISRTQEAAGSSSSSPASSAIEQPKPPPSPPSPRDDEHSPLLHCPGLGPPRPPAWEKSLVGPTESRAYKSVNAADASTQTDDDGEMNARGGRAIFTRGISTDDSSVDLEFDKRLRSHDQRSKERLETGGDAISPAPTSWSNSSSSGKMETLESLIRADTSKIKSFRMHKEEEEEEEALFHAKPKLRPTNVLMQLITCGSISVKDHHSFGLVPTYRPRLSHVNLSSPMFGGSMMLGEIDYLSEHPRLMGSRVENKEYFSGSLIELKKHKNIVREMMLPTLKRSSSYNADRNCKTPDSEQGTAKLMDSSPSKCLPRTINKQPKSEASMSSISDGSRKSSAGLDCREASQSENQRITLSVNESSTGVESTKERKEKVIMIEESYVSPCP; this comes from the exons ATGGAGGAGCGAGCGAGGAAGTACGGCGGCCTTGCCAGTCCGGAGAGCGCCCGCGATTGGGCGGAGCCGCCatcacctccgccgccgccgctgccccagGGGAGGAAGATCCCCGTGGTGTATTACCTCTGTCGGAACCGCCACCTCGAGCACCCTCATTTCATCGAAGTCCCCCTCTCTTCCCCCGACGGGCTGTACCTGAGAG ATGTGATCGATCGGCTCAACGTGTTGAGAGGAAAGGGAATGCCCGCCATGTATTCGTGGTCTTGCAAGAG GAGCTACAAGAATGGATTCGTGTGGCATGACCTCGCCGAGGATGATCTCGTGCTCCCGGCTAATGGCAACGAGTACGTTCTCAAGGGCTCCGAGCTCTTAGATCAGTCTCCTTCAG ATCGGATTCATCAAAGCAATGGCAACAGCAGGTTGCTGAACTTGAAGCCCCAGCAGCAAGAGAACCCCGCGATTTCAAGAACTCAAGAAGCCGCcggttcttcctcctcttcccctgCCTCGTCTGCAATCGAACAGCCAAAGCCACCGCCGTCACCGCCTTCCCCTCGCGACGATGAGCATTCCCCTTTGCTTCATTGTCCAGGTCTCGGACCCCCAAGGCCTCCAGCATGGGAGAAGAGTTTGGTGGGTCCAACAGAGTCCCGAGCTTATAAGTCCGTCAATGCTGCAGATGCTTCGACTCAGACGGATGACGATGGAGAGATGAATGCCCGTGGAGGTCGTGCCATCTTCACCCGAGGAATTTCAACTGATGACAGCTCGGTGGATCTTGAATTCGATAAGAGGCTGCGGAGCCATGACCAGCGATCCAAAGAGCGCTTAGAGACTGGTGGGGATGCAATTTCACCGGCACCAACTTCGTGGAGCAATTCATCCTCTAGTGGGAAGATGGAGACCTTGGAATCTTTAATTAGAGCTGATACCAGTAAGATAAAGAGCTTTCGGATgcataaggaggaggaggaggaagaggaggccctCTTTCATGCAAAGCCAAAGTTAAGGCCAACAAATGTGTTGATGCAATTAATTACATGTGGATCAATCTCTGTGAAGGATCACCACAGCTTTGGTCTGGTGCCGACCTACAGGCCGAGACTCTCCCATGTAAATTTATCTTCGCCAATGTTTGGTGGATCCATGATGCTTGGAGAGATTGACTACCTGTCGGAGCATCCGAGGCTAATGGGATCGAGAGTAGAAAACAAGGAATATTTCAGTGGGAGCTTGATTGAGCTGAAGAAGCACAAGAATATAGTAAGAGAAATGATGCTGCCCACTCTAAAACGCTCTTCTTCATACAATGCAGATAG GAATTGCAAGACACCAGACTCAGAGCAGGGCACGGCTAAGCTAATGGATTCATCACCCTCGAAGTGTCTCCCTCGGACGATTAACAAGCAACCTAAAAGTGAAGCAAGTATGTCATCTATCTCAGATGGCTCGAGGAAATCTTCTGCTGGACTAGACTGCAGGGAAGCATCTCAAAGTGAAAACCAAAGGATCACCTTGTCAGTCAATGAATCATCCACTGGTGTAGAAtctacaaaagaaagaaaggagaaggTGATTATGATCGAGGAAAGTTATGTTTCTCCTTGCCCTTAA